TTCCAGTGCTCTTTCTCCTACCACTTCTGTTAGTCTTCCCGAAGCCACCAAAGTATAAAACTCCATTTGCCAGATTCGGTCTTTGGCCATAATGTAACCTTGTGTAAAATACAGATCGTCTTCATTTTGAGCAAAAATATGAGGTACCCGATTTGCATCATATTCAACCTTAACCTCTTCTTTGACTCCCTCCAGGTTCATTTCCTGATCTGAGGAATTCATTTTTGGTTCAGCATTTTGTAAAAAACCTTCAAACGGACTAAATAGTCGGCCCAATGGTGGCACTTGCCCAATTGGATTGGAAAGTAAATAAATCAGTAAAACCATCAAAAGGAATCCACTGAAATGTTTGATAAATTTCATAGTTTGTTTTAGAGTTTTTTCGAAATTTATAAAAATAGTTTAATAATTATTGGTTTTAATTGTGTTATTTTTAGAAAAAAGCCAAAATTTTATTTGGGAAGATATTAAACACACAAAAGCCCTGAATTTTTTGGATTCAGGGCAAAATTTAAATTTTGAGTGATAGAATTTTCAGGCTGGCTGATGTTCTTTTCTCAACAAATCATTGACTGTTTTTACTGGGTTAAATGTAATCAATGGCACTTCGACAAAAAGTGTATTCCAGTTGGCCATGGAGCCATTCCAAAGTCCCGGAAGCTCCTGTGCTTTTAATACTTTGCCAGATTGTGATTTTTCGGTGATAAACCCTGTTTTAGGATCCCGGAATTTCAATAAATCAAACTTTTCTTTTTTGTAGTCTTTTACAGCACACAGCAAATCCACCGGATTAAAATGGGTGGCAGTTTCGAAAATCTCTTTTTGCTTTTTGTTTTTCATATCAAACTGGGCCGATTCCACCACCTGAAGTGATACCGAGCCGTCTTCGTTCAATGCCCAGAAAGGCCCGCCTCCCGGTTCGCCTACATTTTTTACCATTCCACAGATACGAAGCGGGCGGTTGAGTTTGGCTTTGGCAAATGCCAGTTTTTCTTCCTGCGACCAGTTCCTGAAACCCTTTGGAGGTTCTACATTTAAATTGTTTCGCAAAAATCTGACAGATTTATTGATAAAATAACTGCTAACCACAGGTTTCTCGAGCCTTTTAATAAAATAGAATATCTGTTTTTGATAGTCAAGTAATAGTCCCGCCAAAGCTTTTTTGTAAGTGATAGTCTCTGATTTCAAATGGTCAGGCACAACGTTATCAATATTTTTAATAAAAATCACATCGGCATTCTGATCATTCAGGTTTTCGAGTAAAGCCCCATGACCGGCTGGTCTGAACAGCAGATTACCGGCATTATCACGGAAAGGCTCGTTGTCAAGGCCAACGGCAATGGTATCTGTTGATGCTTTTTGCTCAGAAAAACTGATGTCATATTTTACAGAATACTGCTCTTCGTATTTTTTTAATATGCTGTTTATGAGTGTTTTGAATTTCTTTTTATGTTCTGGCGAAACCGTAAAATGAAGTCTTACTTTTCCTTTGTTATTGGCATAAAGAGCTCCTTCTACAAGATGCTCCTCTATGGCGGTGCGGGTAAAGCCTCCATATTGGTGGAACTCGAGTAGTCCTTTGGGCAGACTTCCGTAATCAAGTCCTTTTTCAGTCAAAAGTGCCTCCAGGGTTTGCTGATTGTCATTTTCGGAAATAAATTGACTCAGGCTTTTGTAAAAAGCAAAATCTTTTAGTTTTTCAAAAAATTGCTCTACTGATTTGTCTGACTTTCCTTCATCTTTGGCCGAATATAAAGATTTAAACATCCTGCTGGCTGCACCTGATGCCGGAACAAATTTCAGGAGTTTTTTCTTAAGCGATTCTTTTTCAAAAAACTCAGTAAGTTTATTAATTTCATCTTTTTCAAGTCTTATCATACCATCGCTAAGAGTGGCGGCACGCTTCACCTTCATATACGGAAATCCGCTTTTGAAGTTTTCAATCTGCTCATTTATAACACTTAAATCGCTGCCACGCTGGGCAATTTGCCGGAGGTCTTTTTCAGAAAAACTCATGTTAGAATTTTAAATAATTTCAAAATCCGAAATAGAGAAAAAGATTGTTTAATTACAAGTTAAATTGGAGAAATCTTGAGGTATGGGCACAAAAAAAGTCGCCCGA
The sequence above is a segment of the Cytophagaceae bacterium genome. Coding sequences within it:
- a CDS encoding DUF4301 family protein; the encoded protein is MSFSEKDLRQIAQRGSDLSVINEQIENFKSGFPYMKVKRAATLSDGMIRLEKDEINKLTEFFEKESLKKKLLKFVPASGAASRMFKSLYSAKDEGKSDKSVEQFFEKLKDFAFYKSLSQFISENDNQQTLEALLTEKGLDYGSLPKGLLEFHQYGGFTRTAIEEHLVEGALYANNKGKVRLHFTVSPEHKKKFKTLINSILKKYEEQYSVKYDISFSEQKASTDTIAVGLDNEPFRDNAGNLLFRPAGHGALLENLNDQNADVIFIKNIDNVVPDHLKSETITYKKALAGLLLDYQKQIFYFIKRLEKPVVSSYFINKSVRFLRNNLNVEPPKGFRNWSQEEKLAFAKAKLNRPLRICGMVKNVGEPGGGPFWALNEDGSVSLQVVESAQFDMKNKKQKEIFETATHFNPVDLLCAVKDYKKEKFDLLKFRDPKTGFITEKSQSGKVLKAQELPGLWNGSMANWNTLFVEVPLITFNPVKTVNDLLRKEHQPA